In Vigna unguiculata cultivar IT97K-499-35 chromosome 3, ASM411807v1, whole genome shotgun sequence, a single genomic region encodes these proteins:
- the LOC114177682 gene encoding ras-related protein Rab11A: MEKKKEEKRLSPFIVVFEVKGKEKVEREWKMAGAGVGGGYGDANQRIDYVFKVVLIGDSAVGKSQILARFARNEFSLDSKSTIGVEFQTRTLLIDHKTVKAQIWDTAGQERYRAVTSAYYRGAVGAMLVYDITKRQTFDHIPRWLEELRNHADKNIVIILIGNKCDLENQRDVPTEDAKEFAEKEGLFFLETSALEATNVETAFVTVLTEIYNILNKKNLTADESQGNGNSASLSGQKINIVPGPAQEIPAKRNMCCQAS, from the exons atggaaaaaaaaaaggaagaaaaaagatTGTCACCTTTTATTGTAGTTTTTGAGGTGAAAGGGAAGGAGAAGGTAGAAAGAGAGTGGAAAATGGCAGGTGCGGGTGTAGGAGGAGGGTATGGGGACGCGAACCAGAGGATAGACTACGTCTTCAAGGTGGTGCTGATTGGTGACTCTGCGGTGGGGAAGTCGCAGATTCTAGCGAGGTTTGCGAGGAACGAGTTCAGCTTGGACTCCAAGTCCACCATCGGTGTTGAATTTCAGACGCGCACTTTGCTCATCGATCACAAGACCGTTAAGGCTCAGATCTGGGACACTGCCGGCCAAGAACG CTACAGAGCAGTTACAAGTGCATACTACAGAGGTGCTGTGGGGGCAATGTTGGTCTATGATATCACTAAACGCCAAACCTTTGATCACATACCACGCTGGTTAGAAGAACTGCGAAACCATGCTGACAAGAACATAGTGATCATTCTGATAGGAAACAAATGTGATCTTGAGAACCAGCGTGATGTGCCCACCGAGGATGCAAAAGAATTTGCTGAGAAAGAAGGGTTGTTTTTCTTAGAAACCTCAGCACTAGAGGCAACTAATGTTGAAACAGCCTTCGTAACTGTGTTGACAGAAATATACAACATTCTCAACAAGAAGAATCTAACTGCTGATGAAAGTCAGGGAAATGGTAACTCTGCATCTTTGTCTGGCCAGAAGATTAATATCGTTCCAGGCCCTGCACAGGAAATTCCTGCTAAGAGGAATATGTGTTGTCAAGCTTCTTGA